Within the Cydia pomonella isolate Wapato2018A chromosome 10, ilCydPomo1, whole genome shotgun sequence genome, the region ACATCACTTAAGTTGCCTATGGTGGACAAAGAGTTGATATTCGTGGTAGCTCGTTTAACGGGGAACCCCTTTTCAACTAGTGAAAATCTGGGGAGATCCGAATGGATGATTGCCCTAGGCTTACTGCAATACATCATAAGCTGTTTGCTATTATTTTGCTCTACCAATCCGGGTGCTACACTCGCTCATACTTATGGATCTAAGTGGGCATTACACGAAGTACCTATACGTAACTTCACAAGACTGTGTATATACTTCCGTGCCCATAATCGCCACCTAATGGCTAACGGCGTCTAGAAAATGATGTAGGTAATCTATGTCCTTACGCAACGGTGCGGTTGATGATGGCGCGGCCGCAGAGAACACGGCGCGGGGTGCAAACGGACCACTCGCCGAGCACCCAGCGCGGTTCGGAGACGGCGCAGGTAGCTCGTTGGAGAGTCGCGCCGCATTCACGACCGCCCGCCGAGCCTTCTTCTAGCACTTCCCTGTAGCAGAAATAGAagttaaaaaaatgataatgagAATACATCTTTTACAAGACAACCAATATTGAACATTTTGCAGAGGGGGAAAATTAGAATGCGgagtcacgatcctcagcaagGAGTAAACGATAGTTCTCTAGGACACAAGAGTTTCTCTATGGATTTGTCAGCACGATGTAAAACTGATGTCAACGTCAAGTCATGTCCGTGGGAACAGAGACTGACAAGTAGATTGTACTGGTATGATACCTGGTCCGGTAGCGGAAGGCGGCGCGGGAGCCGGGTTCGGCGGCGCACGGGCCCCACTCGCCCCAGGCGCCAGCGCCGCAGTCGCGCGCGCAGCGCACGCTGCACGCGCCACGCAGCAGCGACGGGAACTCCTCGTCGTACGTGTAGCCGTCGGTCGATGCTTCGCGGACTCGACGCGGTCCTGATGGAAATAATAATAGGTTGACGTATGATTATAACTATACTAAGTTATTTCAGATATTTATCGTCAGCATCATTATCTACTGTTACTGTTGGACCAAGGTTATTCCACTTTTTAACAGGCTTGCACTAACGGAATCTGACGATCTAACGTATTTATGTTACCCAACACTCAGAGAACCGTCCGTATGCTGTGCAGTAAATATAGTTTTAGCGATAACGAATTTGAGCTATTATCATTTCCGACGGTCGGTTGTACCTCAATTTAAAGGACGATACTGAATACAAAAGCATATTCAtcatttcgatattttagataACTTTACCAGTAAGAGGGTGGAACTTCTTGCACACATCCATGGGCACATCTCGTCCGCCGAACATGCAGCGTGCGGCTCTTAGTGCTCTCCCTTCCCCACACTCAATGCTGCAATCACAAATATCATTAGAAAAAATGCGCATAAAGTATTAATCAATTCTCGCATTGCCCAGTGACACTATTAACCGAAACAACTACGCAGTCTAAGCGATTAAAACGGATCTTGGTCTATAACATCAGTTTACTTAATCGAAGGCAACCAACCAATCCTCTATACTGGAATCCCTTGGAATCCTCTTCTCATAGCATGATCACCTTCCATCCACTTTTtatcaagtaaataaaaattaaatttgaaaagtTACCCGGTAGGAAGAATGCAGTCAGAGTCACTCGGCAGGAGTTCCAGAGACACGTTCTTGCAGGTGCAAGTGGGGATGTCTGGGTCAGATGCATCCAAGTATCTGAAACACATTGTTGATATCAGAGAGCtatcttaaaattttaatcgTGAGATATCCTCAACTGTACTGAGAGCATTTTCATTTCTTATAAATACTACTCTTCGGGTGCTAAATTAATTCCTCCTCGGGAACCCGCATGGGGGTAGTATTGATAgctgttttttataatttgaaatGCTCCGGCATGGTAGAAGTTATTTGCAGCAGAAACGTTCACGCTGTTTGTTTTTATGTCCAAAAAGGATGTATGGTTTATGGCGGACATTCGTGctatatataaatgtattttgtaagtaggcctcaagggctcttttacaagtcaatgcAACATTTACAgcaacatcatatagtgactataagtgaaaaatacataacaacatttataaatacaacagccaatacctgggtaaaaattgcattataataatcttaaaataaattaataatctaatcAATCTAGTTGGTCTATCTATGATAGGAATTCTCGGAAAGCTTACTTTAGTGGCTCAGCGCAGACGTGCTCACAGGTAACTGTGGCGACAACAGTGTCGTAAGGCACGCGACAAGCTGCGACACTCTGGGGCACTAGTTGACCGGCACACGCGCCGGCATTTACGCGGTGAGAGGCGGAGCCGCACCAAATACCTGCGAAAAAAGTGAAATGTTAGTTAATCAGTGTGGTCTAGATAGATTTATACATCACATTTTTAGCTTTGTGATCAACGTCAAGGACCCTACACTCCAGTCGCTCTACACCACATTGCAGTGTGCTATAGTTAAATCATAAAGCATTTATTTGCTTGATTCCTCTTTTGTTGTTGGCCTCCTTATTGTGCTAAGGTGGTTGGAATCTGCTTGTGACAACTCACTACTGACTCTATACCCGATGCCTCTCTCCCCAGGCGGCAGGCGACACGTTTTCCACTCGCCGGCGACTCAAGACGCGTCACGCAAACGATATGAGCACGCCACGGGGCTTGTTACTCACTTCTAATCTATACCCGATAACGGCTTGCTCCCCAAGCGGCATCGGTAGGCGACAATTATATTTCACTCGCCGGCTACCGAGGCTGCGTCAGGAGCGCGCCACGGGCCTTTTTACTCACTTCTGACTCTATGCCCGATGCCGGCTCGCTCGCCAGGTGGTAACCGACAAGTGCTCCACTCGCCGGCGACCCAGGCCGCGTCACGCGCACGACACGAGCGCGCCACGGGACACGCACGTGACTCCTGTGAAGGACCGCAGCTCGGTCCGCCGTGCACTACGCGCACACGGATCTGCTTGCCGGGATCTGTGGAGGTCGATGAATATAGGACCTggtaagtataattatttaaatatcgtCAGTGAAAATAGCGGAATGATGAATTTTGGTTAcgacattaattaattaattataaagctTCACTTTGAAAGTGCAGATTTTTTAATGATTGCCATTAGAAATTTCACATTCAAAATGATTGATTAAACTTACCACATGTATTAGGGCAAGAAGACCACGGCATCCAGGCTTCGACACGGCAGCCTCGTCGACACCGCACTGTGCAGGCACGGTGCGAAGCTGGCCGACGGAGAGGGGCACATCTGTAAAATTAAGTATAGCCGAAAATCGTTTACTGCTTTCCAGCAGACGCCAAGAATTTCCATTctttctataatatataaattaatcgTGTCATCGACGATCTGTTCTACGAGCATATGCCCCCGTAAGCCAATATGCTACCTAATATTGTTCTAAGAGCATATGCCCCTCCCGCTGGCATTTAAGTCCGGTTACTATATTAAGTAACCTCGATAACCGTAAAAAATAACATTCCTAATACTTGGTAGTACTTACAAAGCCTCGCGGACAACGTCTGCGTTGTTCTGCACGCACATAACGTCTCTGGTCATTTCTCCTTCTTCAACGCAAGGCTCTTCATCGTCGCTATCGTTAAATGTTTCTCCGTCCTGCAAAAAATAAGGACATAGGTATAAATGTAGAGTAGGAAGAATGCAGATCCAAAAAGGCTTCTTTCGTAGTCGTACAACGTTCTAGATTAgactaagataagttggcattgattttgatagcccagacagcccaactgttattttaaacgtcaaacatctatgtaattatttatttatttatttatttatttatttattgcaaaggGAAACAAACAGCATATCATTACACATACAGTTTAACAAATTAAGTTAATACAACAGCcagaacagtttccacttatggGTAACACAATTATTGCTCTgagaaattatgacgtttacttaacacttgcacaggctgggctatcaaaatctttgccaacttagcttggttggACTCTAGCTCTTTTTTACATGTAGTCAAAACAAAATGTACTATAATTGCATGTATCTAGCTGTAACACCAGTGAGATGCAAAACTTTGTTGGatgttttaaatttctttttagACATTAAAGCTGCTTTTCGGTTAATCAGAGTTAACCATCTTTCAGAAGCGTTTTGCGTATTCCACTTTGGACTAGTTGTTCCACAGACTGGCGGGGTCAGCTGTATAGCGAAAGAGGTCTTACCAACAAATCGGTGTAGTTGGAGACGGGCATGTAGTCCTGGCGGCGCTCGCAGGGCCCCCAGGGTGTGGCGAGCCAAGAGTACGTGGCACAGGCGTGTGTGTTGCAGGTTTCATGTTGGACTAACTGGTCTTCGGTTGGACAGGGCCAGCCATCTGCAACAGataaactttattaatttaacttaaatcgatatatatgataaaatgtCCATCTAAGTTTCAGAAGTTAAGCGGTAGACAAAAGTAACACCTGAGGACCGCGACGAAATTTGTACTGGAATTGACTGGTAAACAAGTGATTTGGTCACCCTAAGTGCAATCCTATCCTAATCCCTAAGTGAATTCGTCCGCGACGACGGTAAGTTTCCCTCGACGGGTGTACCTGGCGAGGCGTGGGCCAGTATGTGCCGCGCCCGGGTGCGGGTgggcggcgggcgcgcggcggcggcgcagggCGCGCTGCACGGGCCCCAGGCGCCCCACGCGGACACCACGCAGTCCCCGGCGCACGCGATGCGGCAGCGCTCCGTGCGCCCCGGCGCGCCCGTGTCGCTGCACCACGCGCGAGGGGCCTCCTTCTGTACATAATAAGGGAGTTGTGCTGCTATTTATTTCTACCAAAGATCGATATTTCTCGACTCAGTTATATTGTGTCCAGAAGTCTGTGTTGataacctaattatttttaattggtgGTCTACGAAAATCTGGTGGTGTGAATAAGCATTTAAACGTGATCGACaaatttattaacataaaaattatCCGTCATAGGTATCAATTTCCAACCCCATTACGCCTTGACTGCTCACTTGTTACTAAAAGGTTAAGGAACAATTGATCTAACCTGTTTTTGGACTCGTACGAGCACCACTATTTACAGTAATCTTTAGAAGAAAGTACTCTTACCCCATTATGTCCAACGCATCTCAGTTCTCGGCTCCTCCGTCCAGGGCCACAAGTAGTGTGCGGTTGGTTCAGTACACAGGAGCCCCACGGCAGAGGTTTCCATGCTGCACAGCGCGGCGCAGCGCAAGTTCTCTTCTCTTCTAGAGGCGGGCAGGGGGCGCCGCCGCCGGACGCGGCTGCGGTTACGCGGCGGCGACGGACGCTGTAACCTTTGGGAAAAGCGGCCACGtttagaaaatgaaaaaaataaaataacatacaccCAGATGTTACTTGTGCTATTTTGGCAATGAAACTCATAATTTATGCGTATCTCGTtgtctttgtttattttatattaattttatgtgtAATCAATGTATTTACTCTTCATGACTTCTCTCCgaatgagaaaaaaattgtgttgaaGTATCATGGATGCATTTATGGGCTACAAAACAACAGATTTGCAGGTATTCGTATTGGACCGTGGAGAGCACACAATAACACGCCATGTATAGAAAAAAATCTGTCAGTGCTCTTTTTTTCTGTTTATCCTATGTGTGTCTGTTTCGTTCGATTCGCTTTTATCGAAATTGCAAGACCAAACAATAAGGTATACTTACCACTGCTGGTTAGCTGCTGCACCGGATTCAAGGGGCACTTGTCAGTCGGTTGGCAGGCTTCCCATTCGCTCCATTCTCCTACTTCGCAGTCTCGAGGGCAAGGGACCTGAAGATATATTTGCAGGATGAGCTAGAGTTTTACTTAGGAAAGTGATCTATCAAATACAAGCAAAAAAGGAACTTAACCGTTTTTAGATAGCGAGTGTAAATTGATGTCAAGCATCTTGAAACAATCAGTAGGTATGTGCGTCTTGTGTCCGGAAGATGTGTTGGAATTGAAGTCACTGAGCCGTGGTAGTAAAGCTTTCACTGAATAAAGTAGTGCGCTGTGTATAGCGCCAAATTTTCTATACAAAGTTGAAAACAAGGCGTTAGTTGATCACCTCACAGGGCTGTACATGCAACGCCCTTCCATCAGCCCTCACACATATCACTTCTCTAATCTGTACATACACCACGACAGCTCACCTGTCTTACTCTATTACTTAAATAACATCGCTCTATCCCGTTCTCACCTCACAGGGTTGCACAAGCGTAGGCATCGGCGCATGAGTACACTGCTCAGGATGCAACACCCTTCCATCAGCCCTCACACACATCACTTCTCTAATCTGTACATACACCACGACAGCTCACCTGTCTTACTCTATTACTTAAATAACATCGCTCTATCCCGTTCTCACCTCACAGGGTTGCACAAGCGTAGGCATCGGCGCATGAGTACACTGCTCAGGATGCAACACCCTTCCATCAGCCCTCACACACATCACTTCTCTAATCTGTACATACGCCAAGACAGCTCACCTGTCTTACTCTATTACTTATATAACATCACTCTATCCCGCTCTCACCTCACAGGGTTGCACAAGCGTAGGCATCGGCGCATGAGTACACTGCTCAGGATGCAACACCCTTCCATCAGCCCTCACACACATCACTTCTCTAATCTGTACATACGCCAAGACAGCTCACCTGTCTTACTCTATTACTTATATAACATCGCTCTATCCCGCTCTCACCTCACAGGGTTGCACAAGCGTAGGCATCGGCGTATGAGTACACTGCTCAGGATGCAACACCCTTCCATCAGCCCTCACACACATCACTTCTCTAATCTGTACATACACCACGACAGCTTACCTGtcttactttattacttatataacaTCACTCTATCCCGCTCTCACCTCACAGGGTTGCACAAGCGTAGGCATCGGCGCATGAGCACACTGGACAGGATGCAGCGTCTTTCCATCCGCCCTCACACACGTAGCTTCTCTCCTCTGTACGCCACCACCACAACTCGCAGGACTTGTGTCGCGATCGTCCAGGTCGTCCGCCTCATCATCGTCGTAAATTGCATCGTCGTCTGCTTCGTCGTTGTCGTCGTCGTTGGCTGGAATATGCAAATATTGTTGtagtttatcataaaaaaaacagaagtCATTATCAAGGAGTCACTGGTCGAGCATGtcagaataaaaaaacaaacatcgAACAAACAAACGACAACGTCGAGCTGTTATGGAAAAACGTATGTTAGCTAGATGATCTTCCCCTTCCATTTGGCACAGCTAAGCATCTTCTTTTGCGAGACCCATACAAAGAGAAAGTTCCTACCAGGTTTAGGCGTAACAGTCATCTCAATGGCCACTTTGCAGTCGCCCCATGGTCCAGGGGTCCAGTGGGCTGTCGCTTCCAGAGCTGCTGGTCGGACCTCTTCTACTACGTCACATTCCTTGCCGTTGCCtggaaattaattattgattagaCTTTTGACTTATAACGGGATGAAATGAGAATTTATGTCTGATGAAAATTTCATGATTCTTAGCAATAGACAAGTTGTCTTTAAGTGACATTTCTGCAATTTCTTAGACAATAAagattctttaaaccgaaaTATGGTCATGTGGTCCATGTCCGCCCGCCGGGGTCACAAAGCCAAAATGTAGCAGCTGCCTGTGCAGATAAATTTAGGACCCTCGAAAGTCATTGGTTATGAAAGGAGGAGAATAACATTTCTGCAACTTATACCACTGGCATAGATCCAAGAAACCGTAAGCACGTTGCACGCGTCCTAATTTATAGGATATACCAAATATTTCGGCATGGCTTACCATGTGGTAACCTCCGAACGCGCCTCGTCCGTACCAGCGCACCGTCCGTCCGCGGCCTCCACGGCATCCATTCAGCTAGGGAGCAGTCTTCTCGTAATATACAGACGCGGGAGGTCCCGACGCGCGCTAGGGCTGAGCCGCAATACCTGTAAcgcatataatatttaaaacaggACACTAATGTAAACTTTACTGAGTTTTAGATGATATTATtcaagaaaacgggacttaatcggaggtaatttaaaaatttaattatgtgCGATTAAGTCCTATtttaatcaataataaaaaacaggACAATTATACGGATttagtcaaaataatttttacgcGGACGGAGTCGCGGCCATAGGCTTTGTCAAGTATTAAACTAATCATGTAGTTTTTATACTAgttagtaattaaaataatacaattagaCAGCTGTAGTTCTCATAAAAACGTCCTTGAAGGTAAATTTCACGTTTTGCTTCCCAAAATACAACTCTAATCGGTACTGACATAAGGTTAGCATATTCCTGAATATGCTATTCCGCCCTATGCGCCCGATTCAGATATAACAACTTGTTTCGGTTGTGATCTTACTTTGATCCGACCTTGAAGGTTGCTCATGCTGATTAGTGCATGCGAAATAAATTGAAAGACGTGTGTGGGATGCGCGCCAATAACCAAGACAATCGTCAAGGTCGTACTAGAACCAGTTAAGAAACAAACCATATTATTAGAATCGATTTCCCGATGACGATTTAACTTGCCGCTTTATCTATTCTGTTAAAGTTTCTCGATCCCCTTAAGAGGCAAGAATAGCTTTGTGATCCTAACCGAAcgtacgtacatttttgatgaaatttctatttcgggagaaaacgatttccactaactaaatcttaaccaatcactttgattttgatgttgatcgtttcagcataatatatataggtttcggtaaaaaaatagatagtttttataaaagaaacggCTTAATTCGACCAAGTTTTAAccacattttatatatttgcttTATACAaactatgaaattattttataccGCGGTACCTATAATCCTAGAATATATtgtgctgaagcgatcgacatcaaaatcaaagtgatttgtcaaGATTGAATCAGTGAAAACCcttttctctcgaaatggaaatttcatcaaaaatgtacgtacgttaggttaggatcgcaaagctattattCCCTCTTAACGACGCTGCATATTGAACACCGTCTGGCCGTTGTCACGAAGGCAGTTTCACGCCAGTTGGCCCGATAAGGCCAGCCGTGCATACATTGCAATTTGTGCACTCAAAATGCAACCAAAAGGCAAGTTAATGTAATGAATAATCTCAGCttatactttattatattaaaatgttaataaaaagaGATTAGGCGTTTTGTTCGTAATCTTTCTACTAatatacagtttatttttatgtagtAATTAGTGTAGGTAAAGACATGAGCCCAGCTACGAGATTGATACATTATTTTATGGCCAAATTTTACATTCTTAAGTAAAGCGAGACTTTAAAGCGaacattttgattattttaaaatgttaaatgtCTTAACCTATGAGTACCAATATTTTccgaattttgaaatttttacaaatgttagatttcatttttatttgttgttaccGGATATGAAAAATTACcacaaaatgtttgatatgaaACTGGACATTATACGGAACAATGTCCGAATTTAGCTAACGTCATGGCTCAGGTTCATTGGTCGATATAAAGCACGCGGAGACTCCTCGCAggcggtataacgactagtgaaactcataagttgatagttc harbors:
- the LOC133522400 gene encoding thrombospondin type-1 domain-containing protein 7A-like isoform X1, whose translation is MMWAWLVLALLAAATADEAQDPEGLMDVAAETVPSADYSVYVGRWTECSPLGEGEHATRSLLRFNVHAEADSLVHSPRLGLQRRQVQCRKKDGQFVENMYCGSALARVGTSRVCILREDCSLAEWMPWRPRTDGALVRTRRVRRLPHGNGKECDVVEEVRPAALEATAHWTPGPWGDCKVAIEMTVTPKPANDDDNDEADDDAIYDDDEADDLDDRDTSPASCGGGVQRREATCVRADGKTLHPVQCAHAPMPTLVQPCEVPCPRDCEVGEWSEWEACQPTDKCPLNPVQQLTSSGYSVRRRRVTAAASGGGAPCPPLEEKRTCAAPRCAAWKPLPWGSCVLNQPHTTCGPGRRSRELRCVGHNGKEAPRAWCSDTGAPGRTERCRIACAGDCVVSAWGAWGPCSAPCAAAARPPPTRTRARHILAHASPDGWPCPTEDQLVQHETCNTHACATYSWLATPWGPCERRQDYMPVSNYTDLLDGETFNDSDDEEPCVEEGEMTRDVMCVQNNADVVREALCAPLRRPASHRACTVRCRRGCRVEAWMPWSSCPNTCDPGKQIRVRVVHGGPSCGPSQESRACPVARSCRARDAAWVAGEWSTCRLPPGERAGIGHRVRSIWCGSASHRVNAGACAGQLVPQSVAACRVPYDTVVATVTCEHVCAEPLKYLDASDPDIPTCTCKNVSLELLPSDSDCILPTGIECGEGRALRAARCMFGGRDVPMDVCKKFHPLTGPRRVREASTDGYTYDEEFPSLLRGACSVRCARDCGAGAWGEWGPCAAEPGSRAAFRYRTREVLEEGSAGGRECGATLQRATCAVSEPRWVLGEWSVCTPRRVLCGRAIINRTVACEDGEGNVLEDPACEAAGAGGAPSRDATCRAPCPGDCVVSAWSDWSPCEQTKWGGRRDRTRVVLRPAAEGGAACPPLVSAEPCSPHSYSWHVAPWDDCQPLGGSPCGEGTKRRSVRCLRSDGVFVNDTFCPNTTSTEASESWCYVPCGVDCELSEWSAWDASACSCGDASSARHMRRIRQRLTSAVWPGRACPASEQRAPCPREPCLRLLARPVLGCHVQTSLGQEADGACGWGVKISRVRCELAGAGDDGSDAFLEPWRCAPALPGRIVAPPLHYQEESCEVECGCKESSAGQPGPWGAWGACRGGARSRSRQLLVPPREACRTPARYVTIEWANCTVGEETDLLVYEPRDETPRRAWLDTDYHDGYIEGSSSLLAVVWTATIVLSVYGAFMLYRGLIRCLRSRKLKTITKV
- the LOC133522400 gene encoding thrombospondin type-1 domain-containing protein 7A-like isoform X2, giving the protein MCVRADGRVLHPEQCTHAPMPTLVQPCEVPCPRDCEVGEWSEWEACQPTDKCPLNPVQQLTSSGYSVRRRRVTAAASGGGAPCPPLEEKRTCAAPRCAAWKPLPWGSCVLNQPHTTCGPGRRSRELRCVGHNGKEAPRAWCSDTGAPGRTERCRIACAGDCVVSAWGAWGPCSAPCAAAARPPPTRTRARHILAHASPDGWPCPTEDQLVQHETCNTHACATYSWLATPWGPCERRQDYMPVSNYTDLLDGETFNDSDDEEPCVEEGEMTRDVMCVQNNADVVREALCAPLRRPASHRACTVRCRRGCRVEAWMPWSSCPNTCDPGKQIRVRVVHGGPSCGPSQESRACPVARSCRARDAAWVAGEWSTCRLPPGERAGIGHRVRSIWCGSASHRVNAGACAGQLVPQSVAACRVPYDTVVATVTCEHVCAEPLKYLDASDPDIPTCTCKNVSLELLPSDSDCILPTGIECGEGRALRAARCMFGGRDVPMDVCKKFHPLTGPRRVREASTDGYTYDEEFPSLLRGACSVRCARDCGAGAWGEWGPCAAEPGSRAAFRYRTREVLEEGSAGGRECGATLQRATCAVSEPRWVLGEWSVCTPRRVLCGRAIINRTVACEDGEGNVLEDPACEAAGAGGAPSRDATCRAPCPGDCVVSAWSDWSPCEQTKWGGRRDRTRVVLRPAAEGGAACPPLVSAEPCSPHSYSWHVAPWDDCQPLGGSPCGEGTKRRSVRCLRSDGVFVNDTFCPNTTSTEASESWCYVPCGVDCELSEWSAWDASACSCGDASSARHMRRIRQRLTSAVWPGRACPASEQRAPCPREPCLRLLARPVLGCHVQTSLGQEADGACGWGVKISRVRCELAGAGDDGSDAFLEPWRCAPALPGRIVAPPLHYQEESCEVECGCKESSAGQPGPWGAWGACRGGARSRSRQLLVPPREACRTPARYVTIEWANCTVGEETDLLVYEPRDETPRRAWLDTDYHDGYIEGSSSLLAVVWTATIVLSVYGAFMLYRGLIRCLRSRKLKTITKV